The Aeromonas encheleia genomic sequence TGGCCGGCGGCGTCAACCCGGTGGCCCAGCTGCACGACTACAAGCCCGTCTCCACCGAATCCCTGATCGAGCTGCAGCCGGACCTGGTGCTGGTGAGTGGCCGTGACTGGCAACAATATCAGAACATCGACAGCGTGCTGGCCCAGGTGCCGGCGCTGGCCGCCACCCCGGCGGGCAAGAACAGGGCCATCCACGCCATCGACGGTCATGCCCTGCAAGGGGGCCTCAGCCTGCGCTCCCTGCAGCAGGCCAACCAGATAGCCCAGTGGATCCGGCAGGGTTCATGATGCGTCTGCCGCTGCCCTGGCTGCTCGGCCTCACCTGCGGTGCCCTGGCGCTGCTGCTGGTCGGCTCGCTCGCGACCGGGCCCATGTCCCTGTCGTTAGCCGAGAGCCTGCAGGCCCTGTTTGCCGGTACAGAGAGCGGGATAGAGGCGCACAAACTGCTGATAGTGCAAGAGATCCGCCTGCCCCGCACCCTGCTGTGCATAGCGGTGGGGGGGATTCTCGGTCTCTGTGGCGCCGTGATGCAGGGGCTGTTTCGCAACCCCCTCGCCGATCCCGGCATCATAGGGGTCTCCGGCGGTGCGGCGCTGGGCGCCGCCCTGGCCATAGTGCTGCTGGCCCCCCTAGGTCAACAACTGCAAAGCCTGCTCGGTCTCGGTCTGCTGCCCCTGCTCGCCTTCCTCGGCGGCGCCCTGACCACCACGCTTGTCTATTTGCTGGGCACCCGCGAGGGAGGCACCTCGGTCACCGTCATGCTGCTGGCGGGGGTCGCCATCACGGCCCTGTCCGGTGCTGTGATCGGGCTGCTCACCTACCTGGCCGACGATCAGATGCTGCGCAACCTCAGCCTGTGGCAGATGGGCTCCCTGGCCGCCGGCAAGCCGGTGGATGTAACGCTGGCACTGGCGACCCTGGCCGCGCTGCTGCTGCTGTTCATGCGCGACGCCAATCCCCTCAATGCCCTGCTGCTGGGCGAGGGCGAGGCACGCCACCTGGGAGTGAACGTGCAATCCCTCAAGCGGCGGCTCATCCTGCTCACCGCCGCCGGGGTCGGCGTGGCGGTGGCGGTGGCGGGCATGATCGGCTTCGTCGGCCTGGTGGTTCCCCACCTGGTGCGGCTGCTGGCCGGCCCCAACCACGTCCGGCTGCTGCCGCTCTCGGCCCTGCTCGGCGCCGCCCTGCTGCTGGGGGCCGACATGCTGGCCCGCACCCTGCTGGCCCCCGCCGAGCTGCCGGTCGGCATCATCACCGCCCTGCTCGGCGCCCCCTTCTTCATCTGGCTCTTGGTCAAGAGTCGCCAGACGCTGTAACAGGAGATCTCCATCTTGCCCGGATCATCCCCAACGCCCCTGCTCGACTGCCAGGATGTCAGCCTGTGCCAGGGGGGGCGCCCCATCCTGGACAGGCTCAGCCTGTCGCTGCAGTCCGGTACCCTGACCACCCTGCTCGGCCCGAACGGGGCGGGCAAGAGCTCACTGCTCAAGTGCCTGACCGGCGAGCTGGAATATGACGGCGAGATCCACCTGTTTGGCCGCGTGCGGCAGGCCTGGGCCGGCACCGAGCTGGCCCACCGGCTCGGGGTGCTGCCCCAGAGCTCGTCCCTCAGCTTCCCGTTCCTGTGTGAGGAGGTGGTGGCCATGGGGCGACTGCCCCACGCCGAACCCGGCGCCCGTCGCGACGAGATAGTGCAGGCCGCCATGACCCATGCGGGGGTCGAACACCTGGCCGGTCGCCTCTATCCCGGCCTGTCGGGCGGGGAGCGCCAGCGGGTGCAGTTTGCCCGGGTGCTGGCCCAGATCTGGCAAGCGCCGGACGAGCCACAGGCCCCCCGCCTGCTGCTGCTCGACGAGCCCACCTCGGCACTCGATCTCAAGTACCAGCATCAGCTGCTCACCATGGCGCGCGCCCTCGCCGGCCGCAACACCGCCGTACTGGTGGTGCTGCACGATCTGAACCTGGCGGCCCGCTATGCCGATCGGCTGGTGATGCTGGAGCAAGGCCGGCTGATGGCGGACGGCGCCCCGACCGAGGTGCTCACCCCCGAGCTCATCGCCCGTCTCTATGGCTACCCGGCCCAGGTGCTGCACCACCCGGACACCGGCCTGCCCATGGTGGTGTGACCGCGAATGGCCAGCGAAATGCAGAAACAAACAGAGCGCCTTTGGGCGCTCTGTTTGTTTCTGCTGATGGGGCTGCTCTGGCGATCTGGTGACGACCCGGCTTGTCATTGCACGCCAGCACCGGAGTGCCGCTGCCTTGGTGCCTGATCAGGCGATCTGGTAGCGGCCCGGCTTGTGATTGAGTGTCAACACCAGGTTACAGATGATGGCCGCGACCACGGAGAGCCCCAGCAGCCAGGGGGAGACCACGAAGAAGGAGGCGATGACTATGGTGCAATCAAGCCCCATTTGCAGCTTGCCTGCCCGGATGCCGCACTTGTCCTGGATGAACAGCGCCAGGATGTTGAAGCCACCCAGGCTCGACTTGTGGCGGAACATGATGAGCAGTCCCATGCCGATCAGGGTACCCCCGATCAGCGCCGCGTAGGCGGGGTCAATCTTGCCGATCTGCAGCACGGCGTTGAGGTGATCCGTCATGAAGGAGACCGCCGCTACCGAGGCGAAGGTATTGAGGGTGAAGCGTGGCCCCATCCTGAGCCAGGCCAGGGCATAGAACGGCAGGTTCATGCCGAAGAACAGCAGGCCGAAGCTGAGGCCGGTGACCTGCTGCAGCAGCAGCGCCAGGCCGGCGGTGCCGCCGGTGAGCAGCCCGACCTGGTGAAACAGGAAGATGCCGAGTGAGACGAAGCCTGCCGCGGTCAGCAGGGCGAGCACATCCTCATAGAGCGGATGCACGGAGCGGGGGGTGTTATCCATAACCGGTGTCCAATAGCGAAGTGAAAAGAGTGTCTTCTGGCCCAGTCTGGCGGGCGCGAGCCCAGTGGTCGGGGCTTCGTTATGGCCACAGTGTCCATTTTGAGTGAGCCAGATCACAAGAGCGGGCTCGGACGCCCCAAAATGGTGCGCGTCAGCGCTGCGTTACAACCCTTGCACCAAAATCTCCCACTCCCCTGCCCGAGCCTGACTCCAGCCTGAAAAACCAGACACAAGCCGCTGCCCGGCGCCCTGAATCGTTCTAGAATGGATGCCTTGCAACTGCCTGCATCAAGGAGCAACAGCAGATGAGAGTCGCCGTATTCGGGATAGGTTATGTGGGGCTGGTTCAGGCCGCCGTGCTGGCCGAGATGGGTCACCGGGTGACCTGTGTGGATGTGGATGCGGCCAAGGTCGAGCGCCTCAAAGAGGGCATCATTCCCATCTTCGAGCCGGGCCTCGCCCCCATGGTGCAGGCCAACCATCAGGCCGGCCGCCTGCACTTCACCACGGATGTGGCCGAGGGGGTGGGCTTCGCCGAGCTTATCTTCATTGCGGTCGGCACCCCGCCGGATGAGGACGGCTCGGCCGATCTGCAGCACGTGCTGGCGGTGGCCGGCACCATAGGCCGCCTGATGCAGGGCAGCAAGGTGGTGGTCAACAAGAGCACAGTGCCGGTCGGCACCGCCAGCCGGGTACGCCAGCATATCGCCGGCATACTGCGCGAGCGCGCCGTCGACTTCCCGCTCGAGGTGGTCTCCAACCCGGAGTTCCTCAAGGAGGGGGCCGCGGTGGCTGACTGCCTGCGGCCGGATCGCATCATCATAGGCACCGACTCCGCCCATGCCCTCTCCCTGCTGGAGGAGCTCTACGCCCCCTTCAACCGCAATCGGGATCGCATCATCCACATGGACCTGCACAGCGCCGAGCTGACCAAGTACGCCGCCAACGCCATGCTGGCCACCAAGATCTCCTTCATGAACGAGATGGCCAATCTGGCGGAGAAGCTGGGGGCCGACATAGAGTCGGTGCGCAAGGGCATAGGCGCCGATCCGCGCATCGGCTACCACTTCATCTATCCCGGCTGCGGCTACGGCGGCTCCTGCTTCCCCAAGGACGTCAAGGCGCTGATCCACACCGCGGGCGAGATCGGCTGTGATGCGCCCCTGCTGCGCTCGGTGGAGCGGGTCAACGATCGGCAGAAACACAAGCTCATCGAGCGCCTGCAGCAGCACTTCGGCGCCGATCTGACGGGGCGCACCTTCGCCCTCTGGGGACTGGCCTTCAAGCCCAACACCGACGACATGAGGGAGGCGCCGAGCCGGGTGCTGATGGAGGCGATCTGGGCCGCCGGCGGCAAGGTACAGGCGTTCGATCCCCAGGCCATGACCGAGGCCCAGCACCTCTATGGCCTGCGCGACGATCTGACCCTGTGCGGCACTCAGGAGGCAGCGCTCAAGGGGGCGGACGCCCTGCTCATCTGCACCGAGTGGCAGCAGTTCCGCGCCCCGGACTTCGAGCTTGTTCAGCGTACCCTGAAGCAGGCCGTCATCATCGACGGCCGCAACCTCTATGATCCGGCCCGCCTGCGCCAGCGCGGCTTCACCTACTACGCCATCGGCCGTGGCGACAGCCTGGAGCAGACACGATGAAGTACCTGGTCACCGGCGCCGCCGGCTTCATCGGCTTTCATGTGGTGCAGCGGCTATGCGCCGACGGCCATCAGGTGGTCGGCATCGACAACCTCAACGACTACTACGAGGTCAGCCTGAAGGAGGCACGGCTGGCACTGCTGCTGCCACTGCCCGCTTTTCGCTTCGAGCGGTGCGATCTCGCCGATCGCCCCGTCATGGCGGCGCTCTTTGCCCGCGAGCGGTTCGATCGGGTGATCCACCTGGGGGCCCAGGCCGGGGTGCGCTACTCCCTCGACAATCCGTTCGCCTATGCCGACAGCAATCTGAACGGCATGCTCACCATCCTCGAGGGCTGCCGTCATCACGGGGTGCAGCACCTGGTCTACGCCTCCTCCAGCTCTGTCTACGGTCTCAACGAGCAGATGCCGTTCAAGACCTCGGACGGGGTGGATCATCCCGTCTCCCTCTATGCGGCGAGCAAGAAGGCCAACGAGCTGATGGCCCACTCCTACTCCCATCTCTACGGCTTGCCCACCACTGGCCTGCGCTTCTTCACCGTCTACGGCCCCTGGGGACGGCCCGACATGGCGCTGTTCAAGTTCGTGCGCGCCATCCTGAGCGATGAGCCCATCGACATCTACAACCAGGGTGCGCTTAGCCGGGACTTCACCCACATCGACGATATTGTGGAGGGGGTGATCCGGGTCGCGGACAGGCCTCCCCAGGGCGACCCGAGCTGGCAGGGGGCGGCTGACGCCAGCCCGGCCCCCTACCGCATCTTCAACATCGGCAATGGCAGCCCGGTGCGGCTCATCGACTTCGTGGAGGCCATAGAGGCGGCGCTCGGCAAGCGGGCCATCCGCAACCTGCTGCCCATGCAGCCCGGGGACGTGCTGGCGACCTGGGCCGACACCGAGGCATTGTTCGATGCCACCGGCTACAGACCCCGCGTGGCACTGCCGGAGGGGGTCGCCAGCTTCGTCGACTGGTACAAGGCCTACTATGGGGTCTGACCGCGAATCAACGGGCTGAAAATGAAGAGGGGCTGCCACTGGCAGCCCCTCTTGCTAGGTCCCGGCCTCAGGGATAGCTGAACGGTTCTAGCTTGGGGGTCAACCCCTGACATGCCGGCTTGATGGCGTCCGCGCCCGCCAGCAGCCAATCGGTGCGATGGCGATTGCCGAGGTTTTCCATCTTGTTGGGCTCGAAGCACAGCACCATCAGATCGGCGGCCCCCAGTATCCAGCGTCCGGGAGCGGCCGCCACCCAGGCCGCCGCCTCGCGGGCCTGCTCCCCATCCGGCATCTGATAGGAGTAGTGGCGCAGCGGCTGTTGGCTGAACAGCAGGTGCTGCTCCTTGAAGCCGGCCAGCAGCAGCTCGTCGCCCGCCGGCACCTTCTGGGCCGCCAGTGCCATCACCCCTTGCGGCGTGCGCATGTCGTTGAGCCGCACGCAGATCCAGGTGGAGTAGATCAGCCAACCCACCGCCAGCGAGCAGAGGATGGCGCTGAGCGGCGCCCGCCGCAGCAGGGCGTTGATCAGCAGCAGTGCCACCCCCAGCGCCAGCAGGGGGATCCAGGGGGCGGGCCCCAGTTCGCCCAGCTTGTCACTGAAGGCCAGTGCCAGCGCGCCCCCCAGCCCTACGATTCCCAGCAGCCAGCCGAGCCCGCCCAACAGGCGACCCGGCCAGACCCGCGTCAGCAGAGTGCCGATGAAGGGGGCGGTCAGCAGCGCCAGCGCCGGAGTGCCCGGCGTGACGTAGACACCACGCTTGCCTGGCGACAGGGAGAAGAACAGCACCACCAGCACCAGGTAGCCGAGCAGCAGTATGATGCGCTTGTCCTGCACCTGCACCGCCTTGCGCCACTCCAGCACCAGCCAGGGCAACAACAGGGAGAGCGGCAACCAGAACGGCGGGATCACCGAGGTGAGGTAGTACCAGAAGGGTTTGACGTGATGCCAGGCGTTCGCGTAGCGGGTCACCGTCTGGCGCAGCAGTATGTTGTCCCTGTAGGCCTGCAGTATGGGATCCCCGCTCTGGGCCACGGCGAGCAGCATGGGTACCAGCCACAGGCCGATGGCCAGCAGCATGAACAGCGGCCCCGCTAGTGCCTTCAGCCAGTCGGCGCGGGAGGCGGCGCGGATCTTCTCCCTGTGGGTCCAGATTGCCGGGAGCAGGATTAGCAGGGCCACCAGCCCCACCCCCTTGGTTATGATGCCGAGCCCGGCGGCAAACCAGCCGAGCCAGTACCAGCGCCAGCCGCCGTCACAGAGCAGGAAGCGGACGAAGCCGTAGACCCCGAGGGTGATGAAGAAGGTCACCAGCGCATCGATCTGGGCCGTCTTGGCCTGCAGGGTGAACTGGACGGTGAACAGCAGCAGCAGCCCGGCCATGAAGCCCGTCGCCGGGTTCCACAGGCGGCGGCCCATGTCCCACACCAGCAGTATGGTCAGCAGACCCGCCAGCAGGGAGGGCAGCAGAAACGCCACCTTGATGGAACCGGTCAGCAGATAGCCGATGGCGATGCCCCACATAAACATGGGGGGCTTGTCCGGGTAGATCTCGCCGCCACGCATGGGGAAGAGCCATTGGCCGCTCTCCACCATCTCCTTGGCGATCAGCGCGAAGCGCGGCTCGTCGGCGGGCCAGGGGTCCCGCAGGCCGAGGCCGGCCCCCAGCACGATCAGGGCGATCAGCAGCAGCCAGCCGAGGGAGCTCTGATTGAGCAGTGAGCGGTCATTTACCATGGCGGATCTCATTGTCGTTGACGAGCTTGTCCCGCTTCCAGCCCCGGTGCTGGATATCCAGATAGAGGCTGTAGAGGGCGGTGAAGGTGGGGAAGAGATTCTGCAACACGCCGACGGAGTCCTGCTTGGGCGAGAAGACGAAGTAGCTCAGGGTCATCAGACTGCCGAGCACGCTCATGTACCAGAACATCCGGGGGATGACGGGTCGGCCGGCACGTTTGGAGGCGACGAACTGCACCAGCCAGCGGCCGCCGAACATCAGCGCCCCCGTGTAGCCGATGATCTTCCAGCCGGTGACATGCAGACCGGTCCAGTCCAGCCAGTCCAATGGCATCGAGAGCAGGGCATCGATCATATGAGGCACTCCCACCAGGGATCTTCAATGCGGTTCAAGCCGGCCAGATGCAGTCCGGTGCCATTCACCAGCCAGTCCAACGGCATCGAGAGCAGGGCATCGATCATATCAGCCACCCTTGCACACGATGATTGATGACGGCCAGATGCGGCCCGGGCCCATTGCACCAGCCCAACGACATGAAGAACAAGGCAGCCATCACTCGAGGATCTCCCTTACCTCGACCACCTTGGAACGGCGTTGCAGCCACCAGACGCCGACCACGTCCACCAGCCCGACCCAGAGCCGGTTCCAGACCCCATACTTGGAGACGCCCGCCTGGCGCGGCCTGTGGTTGACCGGCCAGGGTGACATGCGGCCCCCCTGAGCCTGGATCAGGGCCGGAATGTAGCGGTGCATGTGGTTGAAGCCGGGCAGACGCAGATACCAGTCGAGTCGCACCACCTTGAGACCGCAGCCGGTATCCGGGATGCCGTCACGCAGCAGTAGATCGCGAAAACCGTTGGCCAGCCTGGAGGAGAGCCGCTTGACCCAATCATCACGGCGATTGACCCGGTGGCCAATGAGCCCCACCTGGTTCTTGTCTGCCGCGAAACGGCGCTTGGCCTCCTCCAGCATGGCGGGAATGTCGGCCGGATCGTTCTGGCCGTCCCCGTCGAGCACCACCAGCCAGTCTCCGCGGCCATGGCGCACGCCACTGAGCACCGCCATGCTCTGGCCGACGGCCTTGCCATGGCGAACCACCCGCAACCGGGGGAAGCGCGCCTTCAGCTCGCACAGGACGGCATAGCTGTCGTCCTCGCTGCCATCATCCACGTAGATCAGTTCGTAGTCGTATTTCCCTGCCAGGGCGGCATCAATCTCACCGATGAGGGGAGCCAGATTGTCCCGCTCATCCTTGGCGGGCACCACTACAGATACATCGATTGAATCAACCATATGAACTTCCCGACTATGACGAAGGATGCAACCCATGCTGTTGCCTGCGCCGTGCAAATTGTCTCAACAGCTTAGTTAACATCATGTAAACACAAGATATTAGAGGGTAATGATGGCAGTTTATTACCCCGGAACTGATAAATCCATCAACTCGAATAAAGCAACATGATTTCCACCATCGGGCCGGCCTAGCTGCCCGTCATGGCACAACCCGAGCAGGTATTTTCTTCTTAGCTAAAAGTTCCATACCGTTTTCATCTCTGATGACTGAGCACATAACCACATGTTCCATCCCCTGGCTGGCGGCCACCCCATATAGGACCTATATCTTCCGGATGCCAATACGAGGTATCCATCATGCAGAGACTCTGCACTTGGGGTTGGGGACTCCTGATGCTGCTGACCACGACAGCACCCCATGCCGAGTCGTTTCGCCAGGCCCCCAAGGCCATGGGCGCCTTGCGCCAGGGCGCCGCCATGGAGCGCAGCAACCCGCGGCAGGCCATCGCCCATTACTGCACCGCAGCCAGCCTCGGCAACCCGGAAGCCTACTTTCGCATCGGCCGCCTGCTGGCCCGCGGACCACAGGACATCCGCAACACCCGCCACGCCAATGCCTACCTCGCCATGGCCATGCGTCTCGGCAACCAGCAGGCCGCCCGCTATTACAACGAGCGGGTGGGTAATGCGCCGCTTGGCACCTGCGGCGTCGGGGGCGGCGGCGGGGGTGCCCCCTGGATACGCCCCTCGACCCCCTTCGATCAGGATAGCTACCTGGCCAGGCAGTCCATCACCAAACAGCGGCTGGCAGTTCTCATCCGTCAGGCGGCTCACCGCCACAAGGTCAATCCCCAGCTGGCACTGGCCATCGCCATCGCCGAATCGAATCTGAACAGCCTCGCCGTCTCACCCAAACGGGCGCAGGGCGTCATGCAACTCATCCCCGAGACCCAGCAACGCTTCGGCGTGACCCGGCCGTTCGATGCGGAACAAAACATCCGGGGCGCCATGATCTATCTGAAATGGCTGGAGAAACAGTTCGGCCCTGACTGGGTCAGGATCAGCGCCGCCTACAACGCCGGTGAACAGGCCGTGGTCCGCTACGGTGGCGTCCCCCCTTATCAGGAGACCCAGGAGTATGTGCAGCGGGTGCTCTATTACTCCGGACACAAGCAACCCAAGGAGGCTCGGCCGCCACGCTGATAACGCTCGTCGGAGCGGGGCCGGCCCCATCCGGAGAGAGACTCCACAGTCCAGACCGAATCCTATCGACCCAGGCTTAAGGAAAAATTAAGCCGGCGCTCCGGACCCCTTTCCCAGCGAGCTACCCGCCACAGTGGCACTCCCCCTCCCCCTGCCCCGGGCTCTCCCGCCCGGGAGGGGCAGCCGGCTGTCCGCTTTGCCGCCCCCTTCCCATTGGTTTACAATTGACAGGTTTTTTGGAACCGGGTTGGCCTGCGCCGACCAGGCCCCACCACGACATCAGTCTGTTAATGCCAAGACATTAAGCTGCTGAAAAGGAAGAGAATTAGCCAATGGCTCAATTTATTTACACCATGAACAGGGTCGGCAAGGTCGTGCCGCCCAAGCGTCATATTCTCAAGAACATCTCCCTCTCCTTCTTCCCGGGCGCCAAGATTGGCGTATTGGGCCTGAATGGGTCTGGAAAATCAACACTGCTGCGCATCATGGCGGGGATCGACACCGAGATCGAGGGGGAAGCCCGTCCGCAACCCGGCATCAAGATCGGCTACCTGCCCCAGGAGCCCAAGCTGGATCCGGAGCAGACCGTCCGCGAAGCGGTCGAAGAGGCGGTCGGCGACGTCAAACGCGCCATGGCTCGCCTGGACGAGGTCTATGCGGCCTACGCCGACCCGGATGCCGACTTCGACAAGCTGGCCCGTGAACAGGGCGAGCTGGAGGCCATCATCGCCGCCCAGGGCGGTCACAACATGGAAAACCAGCTGGAGCGTGCGGCCGATGCCCTGCGCCTGCCGGCCTGGGACGCCAAGATCCAGCACCTCTCCGGTGGTGAGCGCCGCCGCGTGGCCCTGTGCCGCCTGCTGCTGGAGAAGCCGGACATGCTGCTGCTGGATGAGCCGACCAACCACCTGGATGCGGAATCCGTAGCCTGGCTGGAGCGCTTCCTGCACGACTACGAGGGCACTGTGGTGGCCATCACCCACGACCGCTACTTCCTCGACAACGTGGCGGGCTGGATCCTGGAGCTGGACCGCGGCGAGGGCATCCCCTGGGAAGGCAACTACTCCTCCTGGCTGGAGCAGAAAGATGCGCGTCTGGCGCAGGAAGCCAGCTCAGAGGCGGCTCGTCGCAAGTCCATCGAGAAAGAGCTGGAGTGGGTGCGTCAGAACCCGAAGGGTCGTCAGGCCAAATCCAAGGCCCGTATGGCTCGCTTCGAGGAGCTCAATACCAACGACTACCAGAAGCGCAACGAGACCAACGAGCTGTTCATTCCGCCAGGACCCCGCCTCGGCGACAAGGTGGTGGACGTGGCGAACCTGTGCAAGTCCTACGGTGATCGGCAGCTGATCGACGATCTCTCCTTCTCCATTCCGAAGGGAGCCATCGTCGGCATCATAGGACCGAACGGGGCCGGTAAGTCCACCCTGTTCCGCATGATGTCGGGTCAGGAGCAGCCGGACTCCGGCGCCATCACCCTGGGCGATACCGTGGTGCTGGCCTCGGTGGATCAGTTCCGCGACAGCATGGACGACAAGAAGACGGTGTTCCAAGAAGTGGCCGACGGTCAGGATATCCTGCGCATCGGCAGCTACGAGTTCCCGAGCCGCGCCTATATCGGCCGCTTCAACTTCAAGGGCGCCGATCAACAGAAGCGGGTCGGCGAGCTGTCCGGTGGCGAGCGTGGCCGTCTGCACCTGGCCAAGCTGCTGCAGACCGGCGGCAACGTGCTGCTGCTGGATGAACCGACCAACGATCTGGACATCGAGACCCTGCGCGCCCTGGAGAACGCCCTGCTGGAGTTCCCGGGCTGTGCCATGGTCATCTCCCACGATCGCTGGTTCCTCGACCGTATCGCCACCCACATCCTGGACTACCAGGACGAGGGCAAGATCGCCTTCTTCGAAGGCAACTTCACCGAATACGAAGAGTGGAAGAAGAAGACCTATGGTGCCGACGCGGTGCAACCACACCGAGCCAAGTACAAACGCATCACCAAGTAAGTGAGCCTTGTGATGGAGCGAGGTGGCCCAACCGCACCGCTCCAGCTATACAAGTGCATCAGAACGCGTGACAAGGGGAGCCCAGGCTCCCCTTTTTGCTGCCTTTTGCTTACAATCTCCCCGCGTCCCCCTACCGATGCCAACCGATGACCCAGACCAGCCCTACCGCGAAGAGACTCACCATCCAGATCCGGATCGAACCCGGCTGCCTCGGGCCGGATGGCAAGGTACACATAGATACCTTCTGCACCGCCGCCGGCCGGGTCTTCGCCGCCCTCGAGCCCGAGCGGCTGAGCTGGGTGCTGCTGCCGCGCCATGACAAGCAGTTGCCCGAGCAGGAGTTCCTCTTCGAGGGGCGCAAGCTGAGCGAGGCGCAGGCCAGCCTGCTGCTGCAGCGCATGGGCCTGACCCTGGCCACTCTGCAGGAGCGCAGCGATGCCGTGCTGGCCCAGCTGGTCGAGCGCTACTTCAAGACGCTCTGAACCTTCCCCCGATGGCAAACGGCCTCTATCGAGTTCCATTTTTGTTGTTCAAATAGCAAACGTTTGAATTTTTGCTCTATTCATTGATCCGTCTCGCAGATCCGGGGTTTGTAAACGGCGCCGCCTGTGTGAAAATGTGCGCGCTGTCACGGTATCAGGACGAGTCTGGTCACTCAGTCGCCAGAAACAGGGCCATTTACCCCGCATGGATGGGATTGGCCGTTCGCCTGCTGCTTATTTCACGTCACCCATTGGAATCCAACATGAATCAACAACACCAAGCTGCCAGCCAGGCCGCCGGGCAAGGATTGCTTGAGCGCCTGTTTGCCCTGCGAGGCCATGGCACCACGGCCCGCACCGAGGTCATCGCCGGCATCACCACCTTCCTGACCATGGTCTACATCGTATTCGTCAACCCGCAGATCCTCTCCAACGCGGGCATGGATACCCAGGCGGTGTTCGTCACCACCTGCCTCATCGCCGGCATCGGCAGCATTCTGATGGGCCTGTTGGCCAACCTGCCCATCGCCCTGGCTCCCGCCATGGGCCTCAACGCCTTCTTCGCCTTCGTGGTGGTGGCTGGCATGGGCTACTCCTGGCAGGTCGGTATGGGCACCATCTTCTGGGGGGCGCTGGGTCTGCTGATCCTCACCCTGCTGCGGGTGCGCTACTGGCTGATCGCCAACATTCCGCTCACCCTGCGGGTCGGCATCACCGCCGGTATCGGCCTGCTCATCGCCCTGCTCGGTCTGCACAACGCCGGCATAGTGGTGGCGAGCCCGGCCACCATGGTGACGGTGGGCAACCTCACCTCACTGCCCTGCCTGCTGGGCTTTCTCGGCTTCTTCCTGATCTGCATCTTCTCCGCCCGCGGCGTGCACTCCGCCGTGCTGATCGCCATCGTGGTCACCACCACCCTGGGCTGGCTGTTTGGCGACGTGACCTTCAAGGGCTTCGTCTCCATGCCGCCGAGCATAGCCCCGGTGTTTGGTCAGCTGGATCTGATGGGCTCGCTGGACATCAGTCTCGCGGGGATCATCTTCTCCTTCATGCTGGTCAACCTGTTCGACTCCTCCGGCACCCTGATCGGGGTCACCACCCGCGCCAAGCTGGCCGATGAGCAGGGCCGCTTCCCGCGCATGAAGCAGGCGCTGGTGGTCGACAGCATCAGCTCTGTGGGTGGTGCCTTCATGGGCACCTCCTCCGTCACCGCCTATATCGAGAGCAGCTCGGGCGTCGCCGTCGGTGGTCGCACCGGCCTGACCGCCATAGTCGTAGGCGTCTTGTTCCTGCTGGCGATCTTCTTCTCCCCCATCGCCGCCATGGTGCCGGCCTATGCCGCGGCTGGCGCCCTCATCTACGTGGGCGTGCTGATGTGCTCCGAGCTGACCAAGGTGAAGTGGGAAGACCTGACCGAGGCGGTGCCGGCCTTCATGACCGCGGTCATGATGCCGTTCAGCTTCTCCATCACCGAGGGGATCGCCGTGGGCTTCATCTCCTACTGCGTGATGAAGGCGGGCACCGGTCGCTGGCGCGAGATCAACCCCTGCGTGCTGGTGGTCGCCTTGCTGTTCGTGC encodes the following:
- a CDS encoding FecCD family ABC transporter permease, whose protein sequence is MMRLPLPWLLGLTCGALALLLVGSLATGPMSLSLAESLQALFAGTESGIEAHKLLIVQEIRLPRTLLCIAVGGILGLCGAVMQGLFRNPLADPGIIGVSGGAALGAALAIVLLAPLGQQLQSLLGLGLLPLLAFLGGALTTTLVYLLGTREGGTSVTVMLLAGVAITALSGAVIGLLTYLADDQMLRNLSLWQMGSLAAGKPVDVTLALATLAALLLLFMRDANPLNALLLGEGEARHLGVNVQSLKRRLILLTAAGVGVAVAVAGMIGFVGLVVPHLVRLLAGPNHVRLLPLSALLGAALLLGADMLARTLLAPAELPVGIITALLGAPFFIWLLVKSRQTL
- a CDS encoding heme ABC transporter ATP-binding protein, whose amino-acid sequence is MPGSSPTPLLDCQDVSLCQGGRPILDRLSLSLQSGTLTTLLGPNGAGKSSLLKCLTGELEYDGEIHLFGRVRQAWAGTELAHRLGVLPQSSSLSFPFLCEEVVAMGRLPHAEPGARRDEIVQAAMTHAGVEHLAGRLYPGLSGGERQRVQFARVLAQIWQAPDEPQAPRLLLLDEPTSALDLKYQHQLLTMARALAGRNTAVLVVLHDLNLAARYADRLVMLEQGRLMADGAPTEVLTPELIARLYGYPAQVLHHPDTGLPMVV
- a CDS encoding YitT family protein yields the protein MDNTPRSVHPLYEDVLALLTAAGFVSLGIFLFHQVGLLTGGTAGLALLLQQVTGLSFGLLFFGMNLPFYALAWLRMGPRFTLNTFASVAAVSFMTDHLNAVLQIGKIDPAYAALIGGTLIGMGLLIMFRHKSSLGGFNILALFIQDKCGIRAGKLQMGLDCTIVIASFFVVSPWLLGLSVVAAIICNLVLTLNHKPGRYQIA
- a CDS encoding UDP-glucose dehydrogenase family protein — encoded protein: MRVAVFGIGYVGLVQAAVLAEMGHRVTCVDVDAAKVERLKEGIIPIFEPGLAPMVQANHQAGRLHFTTDVAEGVGFAELIFIAVGTPPDEDGSADLQHVLAVAGTIGRLMQGSKVVVNKSTVPVGTASRVRQHIAGILRERAVDFPLEVVSNPEFLKEGAAVADCLRPDRIIIGTDSAHALSLLEELYAPFNRNRDRIIHMDLHSAELTKYAANAMLATKISFMNEMANLAEKLGADIESVRKGIGADPRIGYHFIYPGCGYGGSCFPKDVKALIHTAGEIGCDAPLLRSVERVNDRQKHKLIERLQQHFGADLTGRTFALWGLAFKPNTDDMREAPSRVLMEAIWAAGGKVQAFDPQAMTEAQHLYGLRDDLTLCGTQEAALKGADALLICTEWQQFRAPDFELVQRTLKQAVIIDGRNLYDPARLRQRGFTYYAIGRGDSLEQTR
- a CDS encoding NAD-dependent epimerase, which produces MKYLVTGAAGFIGFHVVQRLCADGHQVVGIDNLNDYYEVSLKEARLALLLPLPAFRFERCDLADRPVMAALFARERFDRVIHLGAQAGVRYSLDNPFAYADSNLNGMLTILEGCRHHGVQHLVYASSSSVYGLNEQMPFKTSDGVDHPVSLYAASKKANELMAHSYSHLYGLPTTGLRFFTVYGPWGRPDMALFKFVRAILSDEPIDIYNQGALSRDFTHIDDIVEGVIRVADRPPQGDPSWQGAADASPAPYRIFNIGNGSPVRLIDFVEAIEAALGKRAIRNLLPMQPGDVLATWADTEALFDATGYRPRVALPEGVASFVDWYKAYYGV